One Nitrospirota bacterium genomic window carries:
- a CDS encoding transposase: MARPLRIEYDGALYHITSRGNERKPVFKDDEDRRVLLDTLHRVNKRYNWICHAYCLMNNHYHLVIETPDGNLSRGMRQLNGVYTQEFNKRHERVGHVFQGRYKAILIQKESHLLEVSRYVELNPVRARAVRAPKEWRWSSYRATSGIDRPHPCHTTDWILGQFSTKRKQAEKKYREFVEAGIGIKNIWENVKGQSILGEEDFVERLIGYIKGHEDIKEIPKEQRYLKRPALKEIFSDDILLNRIRRNRKIAEAIEKHGYSQKEIADYLGMHYSTVSRLVSESERHQK; this comes from the coding sequence ATGGCGCGGCCATTAAGAATAGAATACGACGGAGCATTGTATCATATAACATCAAGAGGAAACGAAAGAAAGCCAGTATTTAAAGACGATGAAGACCGTAGAGTACTTCTGGATACACTGCATAGAGTAAATAAGAGATACAATTGGATATGCCATGCCTATTGTCTTATGAACAATCACTATCACCTTGTAATAGAGACACCTGATGGGAATCTTTCAAGAGGGATGAGGCAGCTAAACGGGGTTTACACGCAGGAATTCAACAAGAGGCATGAACGGGTAGGGCATGTGTTTCAGGGAAGATACAAGGCAATATTGATACAAAAGGAAAGCCATCTGCTTGAAGTCAGCCGGTATGTTGAACTAAATCCTGTGAGAGCAAGGGCGGTAAGGGCACCTAAGGAATGGAGATGGAGCAGTTATCGTGCAACATCTGGTATTGATAGACCACATCCTTGTCACACAACAGACTGGATATTAGGGCAATTCAGTACAAAAAGGAAACAGGCAGAAAAGAAATACAGGGAATTTGTTGAAGCAGGGATAGGAATAAAAAACATATGGGAAAATGTCAAAGGCCAGAGCATACTTGGAGAAGAAGATTTTGTTGAAAGATTAATTGGATATATAAAAGGGCATGAAGACATAAAAGAAATACCAAAGGAACAGAGGTATTTAAAAAGGCCTGCGCTTAAAGAGATATTTAGTGATGATATATTATTAAATAGGATAAGAAGGAACAGAAAAATAGCAGAAGCAATAGAGAAGCATGGCTACAGCCAAAAGGAAATTGCAGATTATTTAGGTATGCATTATTCAACTGTGAGCAGGCTGGTGAGTGAGAGTGAAAGACATCAAAAGTAA